CCGGGCTGGTGCTGGCCGTGGCGCCGTTGCTGCCCTGGCTGCTGCGCCGCTGGTTCGCCGAGCGGCCGAGGGCGCGCAAGGTCTTCCTGGGCGTCGCGCTGTGCTGGTTCGCCGCCTGGTTCGCCCGTGGCTTCGTCGAGCCGTTGCGCGATCCCGGCGATGACCGTCGTCCGCTGATGGCCGAGGTGGCGCGCCTGAGCGGCGGCGCCGAGCTGGTGCTGACCCACTGGCGAGAAGGCCACTGGCTCTACGCCCGCCAGCCGCTGGTGCACTTCGGCCTGGACACCCCGGCCCCCTTGAGCAAGGCGCTGACCTGGCTGCGCGGCCATCCGCAAGCGGTGGCGATGGTCCGTGCCGAAGATCTCGAGCGCTGCTTCCGTCGCGAGCGCGCCCGCGAGGTGACGGGGGACTACGAGGAGCGCTGGTTCCTGGTCGGCGCCGATGCCGACAACGGCCAGTGCGCCGACGACGCTTCCGCCCCGGCCTACCGCTTCGCCTGGAAGCGGCCGCTTTCATGAGTTTCCACTTCCCGGGAGTCCGAATGTGAACCGAGCCGTCGACAGCGTGGACATCCTGTCGCTGCATCCCCCGCGCCGCCGTCTCGATCGGCGCGCCTGGCTATCCCTGGCGCTGGTCGTGGCGCTGCTCCTGCCGGCCGTGACGCTGGTACTCACCGGGCACTGGCAGCAGCGGGCCTACTTCTACATCAGCAGCCAGCTGCACGCCGCCGAGTGGGCCGGGCGCAGCGTCTGGCTGCCCGACTACAAGGTGGTGATCGACGCGCTGCCGGTGAAGGGCATCGAGTCCGACCTGTCCGCCATCAGCTACGACTTCGACCAGGACCGCCTGATCGCCGTGACCAATGCCGGGGCCATGAAGCTGGCGGTGTTGAGCAAGACCGGCGAGCTGCTGGCGCAGTACCCCATGAACGGCTTCCAGGATGTGGAGGGCGTGGCCTACCTGGGCGGTGGCCTGGTGGCGGTGTCCGATGAGAACCTCCAGCAGATCGATTTCTTCGCGCTGCCCGAGCGGCCTGGCCAGGGGATAGACGCTCGCGACGCGCAATCGATCGCCCTGGCGATCAACCCGAGCCTCCACAACAAGGGCTTCGAAGGGCTCACCTATGACGCCGGGCATGACCGCCTGTTCATCGGCAAGGAACGCGGCCCGCGACAGATCTACGAAATCACCGGCGTACGCGCCAGCCTTGCCGGCAAGTTGCAGCTCAAGGTGATCGACCACAGCGCCTGGGTGAAGCGCAGCGTCTTCGGCACCGACATCTCCGATCTCCACTACGACCGCAAGAGCGGCCATCTGCTGGTGCTCAGCGAAGAGTCGCGGCTGATCATGGAACTGGATGGGCAGGGCGGCCTGGTCAGCTTCCGCTCGCTTGGCGGTTTCGGCGACCTGGAGCACGGCGCGCCCCAGGCCGAGGGGCTGAGCATGGACGCCGACGGCAATCTCTACGTGGTCAGCGAGCCGAACCTCTTCTATCGCTTCGAGAGGCAGCGCTGAGGCGGCTTTTCGATAACCGCGAGGGCCTCTTCCGAATGCCGCCGGGGCTCAGTGGCTCTGCGCGCCGGCGCCTCCGGCCTGGCGCCGGATCAGCGCCAGGTTGCGCAGGTAGACCAGGATGCCGAAGGACTGGCCGAGGATGATGATGGGGTCGCGCTGCGCCACGGCGTAGCTGAACAGCAATACGCTGCCAGCCATCGACAGGTACCAGAAGTGGATCGGGTTGACCGGCCGGCCAGCGCGCTCGGAATACCACAGTTGCAGCACGAAGCGCCCGGTGAAGAGCGTCTGGCCGAACATACCGATCGCGGTCCAGAGCGGGTCGGCGCCGGTGATCGCCTTGAGCATCGGCTCGGGCTTCGACATCCAGCCCAGCGCGATGGCCACCGCCGCCCAGGTCAGCCAGGGCCAGGCGAAGAACAGTGGCCGGCCACCGCCGTGGCGGCGGTCCAGTTCCAGGTTGCGCAGGTAGATGGCCAGGCCGGCGAGCTGCCCCAGGCAGATCACCAGGTCGCGCTGGTGGGTGGCGTAGGCCAGCAACAGCACCGCTCCGGCGCAGCTGAAATACCAGAAATGCACCGGCATCAGGCTCTTGCGCGCGCGCTCGGACAACACCCACTGGACCAGGAAGCGGGCGGAGAAAGCCGCCTGCGCGAGCAGTCCGATGGCGAACCACAGTGGATTGGCGGCGTTCAAGCGGGGCCCCTCGTCGGATCGTCGAGAGCCGCGCCGGGCGCGGCCTGTAGCACAGCCGGAAGCATAGAGGCGGCAGATGTCGCTTTGGTGGCGGCGGCGGAAGGTCGAGTCGGGCGATTCGCGGCGGGATGGAGCGATGGCGACGGGCGGGATCAACATTCCCCCGGTGCCTGCACGTCCGGGGGTGTGGACGGGGCACCGAGGCCAGGCGGCAGGAGCCGCAACACGAGGGGAATGGAAATCGACCTTGTCTTGTGGACAAGGTCGGACTCCGACCCTTCGAGGGGTACCTGACAAGTCTCCCGAAGGGTGCGAGAGCGCGCCAACGATAGAAGCTGGCCACTAGCCGGTCAATCGAAAACGACAAACGCCTGTTGGGCATGTTCGATATTCGAACCGAAACGTGACGGAGAACAGTGGATTTCGTTAGCCGGCTATCGGAGGTTGTCTATACTGTTTCCAAATGTGTCGGCGAAAAATCACCGGGTTCAGGTGACGATTCGTCCGATGCGAGGCGGCCAGGGACTTCCGCTCAGACACCCGGGAAGCAGTTCAACCCAACAAGAGAAGCCCCATGAACGCACCTGCCTCCGTACCGCAGTATTCCGCCCATGAGCGCCGCTCGCGCATTCTCGCCATCGTCGGCGCATCGTCGGGCAACCTGGTGGAGTGGTTCGACTTCTACGTCTACGCCTTCACCGCCCTGTACTTCGCCCACGCCTTCTTCCCCTCGGACAACCCGACGGTACAACTGCTCAACACCGCCGGGGTGTTCGCCGCCGGCTTCCTGATGCGTCCCATCGGCGGCTGGATGTTCGGCCGCATCGCCGACAAGAAGGGCCGCAAGACCGCGATGATGATCTCGGTGCTGATGATGTGCGGCGGCTCGCTGGCGATTGCCGTGATGCCGACCTACGCCACCATCGGCGTTGCAGCGCCCGCCCTGCTGCTGCTCGCGCGGCTGTTCCAGGGGCTCTCGGTGGGCGGCGAGTACGGCACCAGCGCGACCTACATGAGCGAGGTGGCGCTCAAGGGCCAGCGCGGCTTCTTCGCCTCGTTCCAGTACGTCACCCTGATCGGCGGCCAACTGCTGGCGGTGCTGGTGGTGGTGGTCCTGCAGCAGCTGCTGAGCACCGACGAGCTGCGCGAGTGGGGCTGGCGGATTCCCTTCGTGGTCGGTGCCATCACCGCGGTGATCGCCTTCTACCTGCGCCGCTCGCTGAGCGAGACAGCCAAGGCGTCCAACCTCAACCGCAAGGAATCGGGCACCCTCACCGAACTGTTCGCCCACCACAAGCGCGCCTTCTTCACCGTGCTCGGCTTCACCGCCGGCGGCTCGCTGATCTTCTACACCTTCACCACCTACATGCAGAAATACCTGGTGAACACCGCCGGCATGGACCCGAAGGTGGCCAGCGGCGTGATGACCTTCGCGCTGTTCTGCTACATGTGCATGCAGCCGCTGTTCGGCGCGCTGTCCGACCGCATCGGGCGCAAGACCTCGATGCTCTGGTTCGGCATCCTGGGGATGCTCTTCACCTGGCCGATCCTCTCCGCGCTGAAGGCGGTGAGCAGCCCCTACCTGGCCTTCGTGCTGATCATCGCAGCGATGGCCATCGTCAGCCTGTACACCTCCATCAGCGGCCTGATCAAGTCGGAGATGTTCCCGCCGCAGATCCGCGCCCTGGGCGTGGGCCTGTCCTATGCGGTGGGCAACGCCATCTTCGGCGGCTCGGCGGAATACGTCGCCCTGGGCCTGAAGAGCCTCGGCATCGAGGAGTACTTCTACATCTATGTCTCGGTCATGTGCGGCGTGGCGCTGGTGGTCTGCCTGCTGCTGCCGGACCTGCGCAAGGTCAGTTACCTCAACGACGAGGACTGAGTCGCCTCGCGCCTGAAGGCTAGTTGTCGGCCCGGCCACGCAGCGCGTGGTCGGGCAACGCCAGGGCGATCAGCAGCGTCAGGACGCCGAAGCCGGCGCTGATCAGGAACAGGTGGCTGAACACCTGGTCCAGCACCTGCCGCTGCGCCTCGTGGCCCGCGCCACCCAGGCTGTCCAGCAGGGCGCTGGCCGACAGGCCGTGGCCGGCGTCGCCCGCCAGCGGCTGCAGCATGGCCAGCAACAGGGCCGACATCAGCGCGATGCCCACCGCGCCGCCGAGGGAGCGGAACAGCGTGATGTTGCTGGTGGCCACGCCCAGGTAGCGGCTGTCCACGGCGCTCTGCGCTGCCACCAGACTGGTGGGGAACTGGGTGCCGGCGGCGATGCCGGTGAGCAGCATGCACAGGCCCGAGAGCAGGTAGGCGTCCGGCGAGGTCAGCGCAAGGCCGGCGATGGCGCCGGGCGCCAACAGCGCGCCCGCGACGATCTGCGGCTTGTAGCGTCCGAGGACTGCGGTCAGGCGGCCGCAGCAGTACGCCCCCAGCGGCACGCCCATCGCCAGCGGCAGCAGGTGCAGCGCCGCGCTGTCCGCGCCCGCGCCGGTCACCGAC
This Pseudomonas sp. ATCC 13867 DNA region includes the following protein-coding sequences:
- a CDS encoding SdiA-regulated domain-containing protein encodes the protein MNRAVDSVDILSLHPPRRRLDRRAWLSLALVVALLLPAVTLVLTGHWQQRAYFYISSQLHAAEWAGRSVWLPDYKVVIDALPVKGIESDLSAISYDFDQDRLIAVTNAGAMKLAVLSKTGELLAQYPMNGFQDVEGVAYLGGGLVAVSDENLQQIDFFALPERPGQGIDARDAQSIALAINPSLHNKGFEGLTYDAGHDRLFIGKERGPRQIYEITGVRASLAGKLQLKVIDHSAWVKRSVFGTDISDLHYDRKSGHLLVLSEESRLIMELDGQGGLVSFRSLGGFGDLEHGAPQAEGLSMDADGNLYVVSEPNLFYRFERQR
- a CDS encoding lipid-A-disaccharide synthase N-terminal domain-containing protein, encoding MNAANPLWFAIGLLAQAAFSARFLVQWVLSERARKSLMPVHFWYFSCAGAVLLLAYATHQRDLVICLGQLAGLAIYLRNLELDRRHGGGRPLFFAWPWLTWAAVAIALGWMSKPEPMLKAITGADPLWTAIGMFGQTLFTGRFVLQLWYSERAGRPVNPIHFWYLSMAGSVLLFSYAVAQRDPIIILGQSFGILVYLRNLALIRRQAGGAGAQSH
- a CDS encoding MFS family transporter, yielding MNAPASVPQYSAHERRSRILAIVGASSGNLVEWFDFYVYAFTALYFAHAFFPSDNPTVQLLNTAGVFAAGFLMRPIGGWMFGRIADKKGRKTAMMISVLMMCGGSLAIAVMPTYATIGVAAPALLLLARLFQGLSVGGEYGTSATYMSEVALKGQRGFFASFQYVTLIGGQLLAVLVVVVLQQLLSTDELREWGWRIPFVVGAITAVIAFYLRRSLSETAKASNLNRKESGTLTELFAHHKRAFFTVLGFTAGGSLIFYTFTTYMQKYLVNTAGMDPKVASGVMTFALFCYMCMQPLFGALSDRIGRKTSMLWFGILGMLFTWPILSALKAVSSPYLAFVLIIAAMAIVSLYTSISGLIKSEMFPPQIRALGVGLSYAVGNAIFGGSAEYVALGLKSLGIEEYFYIYVSVMCGVALVVCLLLPDLRKVSYLNDED